From the genome of Cololabis saira isolate AMF1-May2022 chromosome 4, fColSai1.1, whole genome shotgun sequence:
gtaataaagccaacgtttacaccatatgcgcctctttttcctcttcggagAAGTCAGAGTGGGGCAAACACTACACTGATGAAATGTTAAAGGTTTTAGGGTCCGTCCTGCCCCTTAACAGGACGTGGCGTCAGGCACTTTTCAGAGTATTCTAATAAAATATATGCTCATATTCTCTGTAAGTGTGTAAAAGGAACTTGTGTTCCACTGTAAGAAAGATAAGACATTTCGTAGCCCCACCTTTGTTCTGCTGTCCTAATGCTGGAATACAGTCTCTGTTAAATACTGTAAAATTGTTCTTCCGTAATTCCAAACACATTTTTCTGTGATGTAAGAGCCTTCatacattggccgggtttcccagatccaacctctcttaaggatttaagagaggttcaaagaaggtttgaactaagagagaaccctaagatacgggtgtttcccagatgacttcttaacaccgtcctttagtttcgctctttcagaagctctttggagcagctgtccggttctgaaaccaaatcaatcgatgccaggcaaatcgatcaccgatcactatcagcgcatttttacacgcagcactgctacctaacgcactaattccatgctgcctgtgcgtttataataaaaaattaagatgataaatataattcaatgaccctttttcatccaaacggcgcgttactccgttatttctggctacagtgaggcttttttccccacacgcagagaccgggagtaaacggggtgggcgtgtgtgtgcgttcaaaaacatgagccaagagaaggcgagtttcgcaaatcgcaacgtggaattacagcaatccctggtttttcataggggttatgttccaaaaagaacccgtgaaaagtgaaattctttttacaattatagagggcttcagattgcagagatcatccccgccacgcacgtattcctgctcttctgatgctgctgcatcccgactctgaagcgtctttttatcctaaaccccgcggtgcagctgtgaagaaaatagttatgggttgttgtcttcgctcttttttcttctgggcaaaaagattctttaatataaaccgacaccattgattatatttgagactgtaatgaacgattcatcaaaggatccctgcttccctgtcatcacacaggtgtaggtgctcgggctcgggctcgggtAGGAGGATCGGTGTCGGTGTCTGgtcagcccggtccgacagcacgtccaggggactgaagtgctgacgcacgaatgcgttcataaaaacagttctgcttcgcgcacggcgacgcggttgatttgcagcgataacatgctgtatagcagccaaattatcaaataaatgatattcatgatgatcgttttatttgtgcgtaatgcataaagcatatacaggaacacacttgttattccttatttttcttttttttttcccctttgctgtcaccaataaatgctaaacaatataattctaaagtataaaatagatcaaaatttgtgaggggtgcattgttttaatatctcattacttggtgtgatattgatttgcctgacgcggctggatctgtgagtctttgttgactaagatggttgtaaagactgggtcagcagcatctttcatttccttcttaatgaaagagatacttaagctaagagcgactctgggaaacgcgattttctttcacaggctccttaagaaggtttgaaagaagtctttcgctgttaagaactacttaactgatctgggaaacccggccattgtcttttaattattttacttgttctcacAGACAGACACTTGCTCTTATTGTCACATTCAGCATTTAAATACATCAGATTGTATTTGTGTCTGATTCTTCCCCAGCAGATGCAGcataaaacaacacactgaccacAGACTGATAAACATCTGCAGCATCGTACTACAGATGTCAATAGATCTGGATCATAAAATATTTAACTGAAAACCATAATTTATCATTTTCAAATGTAAGAGAGTATTAATAAATTGCTTACATTAATCTCATGTTGCTACACAAAAGATGCATGGCACCATTTAACAGTTCAATTGCTAATTTATCTGCAATCCATGAAGCGAAGTTTTCCCTCCccccaaaaacacagaaaagcttgTTTAATTGCGCTTTTAGTTGTCATGtaactgacattgatgtattcaaagtgattcaatataagttgtaaatgtacctgtgtacggtttattttGATATTTACCATTCAAAAGCGAGCTCACTGCTGTCTGTCCCTCACAGTCTACACAAGGTCTATTTTCAAccaaagtttttgttttttcaaagttGTTGTCAGTAAATCAGACTTGATTATGTCGTTCACATTACAGTATTTATTATTAACACATATACATTATAAGTGTATGGCTTTTGTAACCTATTGTTTTGTGGTCATATTTGATATACTGTACAATGGAAATCTCAGTTATGGGCAGAAATCTTAATTACTGAATTACAAACACACTGATTATAATAACagaaagattttattttattttcagtaaatCCCGCcactttgggaaccactgtttTATACTGTTATAATGTTACTTCACATTGGATATTCTAATTTATCACAGCAGAAATAGCATATTATTgatgtaataaaaaatacatattgCAAATTTACCTAATCAATATACAGTAATGCAGTTTGACACTTGGCAGATACGACTGAGCTGTTATTGATGAAATATTTGAGCTTGTGCTGCCCTAACTAGTTAAACTATTTACCTCCGAAAGGCTTGCTGATGAAAGATTGCTCCAGGCAAATGACAGGTCTGCTCACGGTGGAAAGGGTGGAGAATAACCAGGGCAACAACCCCCCTGCTGCAAGAGCACCGCCCATTACCTTGCAACTCTACACCTGGGGAGTTGTAGCTCATCGCAGCTGGTGAGCTACAACAAACACGGTTAGAAAtagtgtatttttcttttcttttttttttgtggccaATTTTATCATGAACGATAAAACAATGGAAAAAGGACAGGAATTGAACAGCGTGGAACCAAACAAAGAGCAAGCAAAGGAGGAGGTTAGTCTGGACTGGCTGCTTAGAAAAGACAACTCAGAGATACCTGTTGTTCCCATGGACAGCAACATCTCACTATCAAGGTAACCAGCTGGGGGGGGGCTGGGGATTTATTTCCGTTAGATTGGTACATTTCCTCTAAGAAACAGACATTCTCGCCTTCAGTGACCAGCATTTTCAGTTGTAGTGGTGTCTTATTTCAGGTAAACACATCCCAGCATGAAAGACTGGTTTTTGCTTCCCTGTGCTTGTTTCCCCCCAAAACAATAGCGCAATAGTTTACATGATGCAGAGTTTACATGTTTTTACAATTAATTATAGGCCCTACCTATAAATCTTGAGCTGCATCCACaactggtttattttattttctttatttaactATATTTTGTTTCAGCCAGTGTAATGTCAATGTTGACAACATTCAACCTACTACATTCACAAGGGAGCGAGTATTTAAGGCCGTGTCCCAGGGAGACCCAGCCCAGCTGGAAGGCCTGCTTGACTCCCTCAGAATTATTAAGAAACAACTTACGAGCCCATATTTCACAGGTAAGTGCAGTGGAAGCTTTTATCGATGAATGGGTTAATTTGATTCATGTCttctaataaaaaataatttggtCTTGGACATGTCATTAAACTacagtcattaaaaaaatatgaatgttCTCTGGTGTCATTAAAAGATAGTACCAGGTGAAACAAGAAACGAGATCTGAATAAACTGATGTCATATTTATTTTAGATACACTTTCTTACATCTGTAATGAAAAATAGCATGGAGAAGATGGGAGGGGTTTGTGcaaccttttatttttaaaaccttGTCCGTTTTATGTGAATAATTTGATGACGAACAGTATGGTTTTATTTCAGATGAAAGAAATGGGAAAACGGCTCTAATGAAAGCTTTGCTGAACCTGAAAGATGGGAAAAATGACACTATTGAAACCCTCCTGGACATAGCAGAGAAAACGGATGATTTAGAAAATGTGATCAATGCGTCTTACAAGGATCCTTACTACAAAGGTGAGCACAATAGAATACTTAATCAAATTCTGTCCATTTATCCTGAGAAAACATCAAGAGCAGCCTGTTTTTTTTATGCAACAAAACACGTCCTGCAGGTCAGACAGCATTGCACATCGCCATTGAGAGGAGGAGCTTTGACCATGTGAAGCTGCTGGTCCAGAAAGGAGCAGATGTCCAAGCCAAAGCCAGTGGAACTTTCTTTCAGAATAATGGAGAGCttggcttttattttggtgggtatttaaaataaataagtataaaGCTGCCAGCTGTTCCTGTTTTGTTCAATTTGTCTGTAGTCAAATCTTATCTCTACGGTCTCCCATGTGTTTTCAATAGGGGAACTCCCGCTGTCACTAGCCGCTTGCACAAACCAGCCAGATATTGTGTCCTTTCTCATTGAAAACCCTTACAGAGGAGCTGACTTGACGGACAAAGACTCACAAGGAAACACGGTGCTGCATGCCTTGGTGGTCATAGCAGATaacacaacagaaaacacagTGATGATTGCAAGCATGTACGATGAGGTCCTCATTCAGCACAACAAGattgggaaaaaaagacaagtcCTTTTGGAAGCTATTGAAAATAATCAAGGTCTGACTCCTCTGAAGTTAGCTGCAAAGCTAGGGAAGATTGGGGTAGGACTACTTTCTGTCATAGTCTTTTgcatggttttcttttaaatctctttaTCTTTCCAATCAATCATCACTGTTATGATCTCTCGTTGGCCAGTTGTTCAAGCATATGTTGAATCGTGAATTCATGAACGAAGAAACAAGGCCGCTTTCAAGGAAATTTACGGAGTGGGTCTACGGACCTGTTCACTGCTCACTCTATGACATGAGCTCCATCGACACCAACGAGGACAACTCTGTGTTGGAGATAATCGTCTGTGGGAGCGAAATTCCGGTTAGAATTTTAAATTTAACTTCATACATTCTTATTATGTAAAACTcggcatatacaggactgtctcagaaaattagaatattgtgataaagttttctgtaatgcaatttaaaaaaacaaaaatgtcatacattctggattcattacaaatcaactgaaatattgcaagccttttattattttaatattgctgattatggtttacagtttaagattaagattcccagaatattctaattttttgagataggatatttgagttttccttaagctgtaagccatgatcagcaatattaaaattataaaaggcttgcaatatttcagttgatttgtaatgaatccagaatgtatgacatttttgcattacagaaaataaagaactttatcatgatattcaaattttctgagacagtcctgtatctgtatctgtatAAGTTATCTATAAAATTAACCATCCCTTTGAATTTTGTATAAAGATGGATGTGTGCATTTTATTTTCTAGAATGTTATCTGCAAATAATGCATTATCTAAATTAATATCTAATTTTTCTCAGACACAACCTTTTACGAGAATGTAGTAAAATTAACACTTAAAGATAAGTTTTGGATATTTTCTTTACAGCAGTTTCAAAGGCACCATGTTGTCAATACGAAATAAcctgaaaaaactaaacaaatttagcacaaaaagtaagaaaatgtttgtacaaGAGTCAATACCAACAGCAAAATATgttgtttggcattggcagagaagatttggcagattttcatgggcccaaccacatactcagctctgctgctcatcacaCAAATGCACATTCCTCTGGCAGCAtctaaaagggaaataaacagcttttccaacggtataagatttattgccaagaaccaagaagcattgttgaaacaaagaaataatctactaAACACAAACTTCTTTACTTTTTGTTCCATGTTTTATATACTTCCTTTAGTCGTTTCTGTATTTTCTAGCTTTAAAAGATGATTGACAGTCATGTGTGTGGATGATGAGTCCATTAAAGTTCAAGAGAACTGCAGCGGTGAAGTATGTATATTATCCCAGCATGGGGCATTAAATTGTGCTCCCATTGTTCATCACAAGACCCTGCTGCCTTAAATGATCAAGTACAGGATCGTGTCATTGAATTAAGTGTGGAGAATATAAGCATGTGTCAACGATATTCTATTTAAGTCAAACACTGTCAAGTTGAACAGCAAAGAGGATTTAATGTTTTCAATGTGAACTCTGATTTGTTACCATTGGCTCAGAATCGCCCTGAGATGCTCAAGATCGAACCTCTCAACAGTCTTCTTCAGGATAAATGGACGAGATTTGCTTCGAAATTATTCCTGATGAACTTCTTAGCTTATTTGATATACCTCGCCATCTTCACCACTGTGGCCTTCTACAGAAAGGACGGAAAGGTAAGAGAGGAGAGTGGCTTTATAGTACGATTCTCTGACTTAAAAAAGGACAAACTATGTTTCACCACCTCCATCCAACTAAACAAACGCTCCGAACTGTTTAACCCACAGCCACCATTTCCCGTAGAAAACAGCTCACTAGACCATCTCCGTTGTGCCGGTGAGCTGATCAGTGTCCTCGGAGCTGTGAGGTTTCTTTATAAAACGGTGAGGAAGTGGAGTCTAGCTGCACAAAACCAGACGGTGTTTTAGCTGATCCTAATAAGTGTGATCTTTAAATCCTTAGATAACTATTTTCCGGAGGAACCCCCCAAATTTCATGTCCCTGGTCACTGATGGATTCAGTGAATTTCTGTTGTGAGTATTACCAAAGACGTATCAAGTTGAAAAagaaacatccatccattcctccatctatccatctacaCCTGTATCTccctattcagggtcacaggttAGGTAGACCCTGGTGACAGTCAGGGGTGCAACCTGGATGGGTTAAAAAATACACTTTcttgttggtattctaaaaaagatttgtttatttatttgggtGTGGTTAGTGGATGgtaaaatatcatttttttatgttaaaagaaaaaaaaatgtcaggttTGTCTGATACATAGTTGAAGGGGCTGGACTAATTGTGTGTCTTTGAGTAAGTGCACTGATGAAGCTAACACAGAGGTACAGTAGACATCTTGGATTCTggaaattaataaaaaagacaGAGTTAAGAGActaaggaaaagaaaataatagaCAGCGTCAAAGTAACATAACCTCCACATCTATACGCAAAGAGATAAAATGATCTATTAGTGCAAACCGCTGCCTTTCGTCCAAAGAGACCTGGGACAGGCTCCAGAAGATCTCCGTGACCCTCAATTGGATTTAGCCAGTTTAGATAATACATGGCTTTGTTGTGCTGTTTCAAAAACACACAACCAATGAAGGTTATGGGGTTGAAACTCAATTTCGGATTAACTAACACTACCCGACACTGGATTCCTCCTATTGTCCAAAAAAATGTCTATAAATGAATTATTTGGAGATTCTGTAATGGACGGAAGGCCTTTTCTGGTGGTTTGACCCTGAACACAATTGGGTATGGACAATGGATTAATGCCATGAAGTATGGACTGCTTAccttctttattttgaaaaaatacaACATAGGAATAGGTAACTAATcttacttaaagcagcactatgtaacttttccaccttaatatcatatttccagagtcattgtgatggtacatcaacttccaacaggtttaatgaacctctgtcatgatctgaggggtctgtatcaccttcactggcactatgtaactttgaggtgcatggtaggaaccctgccacactaaaaaaactacaatttttttacggctttgactgctttacggcatacgtcacttccccctccttcccgattcgtagtcgagacaaaaatgggcggggcttggagcgcagctccgcagaagctggtaacccgttgctgtgttgtagctgcagcagctccacacaacagacgtggggaaaagatcctaatggtttaacttttcacggTTTTCCTGCtcagaggcagaaccacgcaggccaagtatctgatataacaaagtaaaagagtaaaagagtcgtcggctcagttggatcgcggctgtaacggccaagcataacgttcctcagtaaacaaacaaacacgcacacagacgggcgtcggatcaaaacacgggttttattccctacttctccagctaaacgcagttgttggccagctctctgcggtgcgattaattttgttgaggaaaaaatattaactatttgatttgtagctgcagaggaaaaaaattatctcacgaggaaaacaaaaatattgctcacgcctcggagcctcttcagcataatatagcagtcaaataaaaagaaaatagaagtaagagggatacaaaacatgtactgtatgttgtactattatacaaatttattgaaacacatggcgagtcaaacatttaccaaagcagctgccaaacactcctaaacaaggtagcctaagacgtgggttgtgcagaactgcggcagtaaatcctttctaaagagtggagctccgacgaggagctccactcttcagtagggatttcatatggatccagaccattaataatcattattttctccatataccgctccctggcttccttgtttaaggtatcccggtaaattccagttcctttccagcagtttaacatctttttttttgcgttccgtctgttcacttggtgaaacagaaaagcgtcccgtcttctctcaaaacaaatgcatgcgacgggacaggagttttccggcagtacgcgctagtgctcatgggaaacgtagtgttctttctggtaaagcactaccgcttttgtccaaaagatgcagCCAAACTCTGAAaaactgaaagttacgttgtgctgctttaactttaCGGTGTATGGACATTTCTTTTACTTTGCAGTGGTATTCACAGTAATAGAAATTTGAGCAAATGATTGCAAAAGACTGCAAAGGACACCTGCAGTTATTCTGCTTTCTTACCATCCATCATGTTTGCAGTTTCATGCAGGCAGCCCTCCTTTTGATCTGTGTGGTTTTGTACTTCTCTGGGAGGAGGGAATACGTCGGGCTCCTCGTGCTTTCGCTGGCTCTCGCCTGGGTGAACGTTCTTTATTACATGAGAGGATCTAAGCAACTGGGGATGTACAACGTCATGATGCAGCGCGTAAGAATATAACATTACACATTTGAGAATGGGTTGCTGAGTGAATGCATGCCCTGGCTGACAGCATGGGTTTCTCTTTAGATGATCCTCGGTGACCTGTTACACTTTTTATGCGTCTACAGTGTCTTGCTTTTTGGATTTTCTGCTGGTAAGATTTTAAATATCTATAAATGCAAACAATCAAAAATATGTAGAGGAGCTGTTTTAACTCgaatgatttgtttttgtgtccACAGCTGTTGTCACTCTCATAGATGACTCACCCCCACCTCACAAAAAACTGACGAATGGCACCCTGGCGCGAGGCAGGAGCGCCGATGTCGAGCCGTTCAAGTGCAGAAAGCCAAGTTACAATGACATCGGCTTTACAACGCTGGAGCTCTTCAAGTTCACTATTGGGATGGGAGATCTGGAGTTCACTGACCATGTTCAATACAAGGCTGTTTTCTACATTCTGCTCATCAGCTACATAGTTCTCACTTACATCCTGCTGCTCAACATGCTCATAGCTCTGATGGGAAACACAGTTGAAAAGATCTCTAAGCAGAATGAAAGCATCTGGAACCTACAGGTGGGGAACATTTCTGCTGTTTAAACACTTCCAGCGCTCCAAAACTAATATTGACAAGTTCTGGTTCATCAGTCTCGTGTATACATAAGACTGAAACTATATTCTGCATGTTGCCAGAGGGCTTTTACAATTCTGGACATGGAGAGGACTCTACCGAGGTGGCTGAGGAACAGGCTTCACTCCAGCGTCTCGGATATGGTGTGTTTCAAAAACAACCTGGATAAGGCTCGTCGATTTGTCAGGTAATCCATTACTTGACGTGGTCTGTATTAACACTATAcaacagggatattcaattggcggcccgcgggccacatgcggcccgccaggagcttttatgtggctcctggtcatatttcaaaaaagggggtgtttgttgaaaaaaaaaaaaaaaatgttataatatttttataactggctactatggactaaaatggttgtgcttaatgcttaatataatattcaaataaggaaatcttggtggaaagtggtgctttgtcattatggcgtgttttattaaaagtaggtcaatatcaacttcattaagtttgcacaatgcatggtttcaaaatgaacttgcattcaaaatatttctttatctgaatattatatttaacattcacaattactaaatctggagacaattaatacataattcatatgtaaactagatatattcaaatgtataatacaaatgtattatatttacataagtcttcgtctttgagtgcaaaataccttttgaaaacccccacattttcaaattgtgcggccctctccatacagtccttttgcagatgtggcccccggccgaatctagttgaatacccctgctatacaacAATGAAATGTTACCGCTGGCAGCTAAATATCTGAGTGAGTTTGAAAAAGTATGCTGATGTCAAGGACACCATACCAACCTAATCTCATGAGAGAACTAAATGCTGATATTTCACTATGAAGGCTCTAAAATAGTAGACTGCATTTTCGTAGAGACGCAGTCTTCGTACATGCTCCCATGGTTGAAGTCTCAGTATGTGAAGGAGTTGATGCCTTATGTGTCATTGTGTCTGCAAGGATGTTGACATTAAACGCATCACTACATGGTGATGTACAAGCCGGATTCGgatgaagttgggaaattgcgtaaaatgtaaataaaaacaaaatacaacgatTTGAAAATCCTTTTCAACCTAtctcaattgaatacactacaaagacgacatatttaatgttcaaactgataaacttaattgttttttgccaaataataattaacttagaatttcatggctgcaacacgtccagtagaagttgggaaaggggGCAAAGATACTGAGAAGGCTGATAAAAGCTCATCAAACACCTATTTGGAACATCCCACATGTGATCAGGCTAATTGGGAACAGGTGGGAaccatgattgggtataaaaggagcctcaCCAAACATGCTCAGTCATTCACAAGCTAGGATGGGGCGAGGGTCACCACTTTGGCCACAACTGtgtgagaaaatagttgaacagtttaagaacaacatttctcaaagcaAAATTGCAAGGAATTTAGGGATTTCAACATCTACGGTCCATAATATCAAAAGATTCTGAAAATCTGGTGAAATCACTGCACGTAAGCACCACGGCCGGAAACCAAGACTGAATGACCGTGACCTTCGATCCCTCAGACGGCACTGGCTTAAAAACCCACATGAGTGTGTAAAGGATATCACCAAATGTGCTcaggaaaacttcagaaaactactgtcagtaaatacagttcgtcactacatcagtaagtgtgggttaaaactctaccatgcaaagcaaaagccgtttttgaacaacatccagaaacgccgccgggttatctgggcccgagctcatgtaaaatggactgatgcacaatggaaaagtgttttgtggtctgatgagtcaacttttcaaatagtttttggaaacactggacGTCGTGTCCTCCGGACCAAAGAGGAAGCGGAACCATCCGGACTGTTATCAACGCAGAGTTCAAAAGCAGAATCTGTGATGGTTTGGGGGTGCATTAGTTCCCATGGCATGGGTGACTTACATTTCTTTGAAGGAACATAAATGCTGAAAAGTACATACAGATTTtggagcaacatatgctgccatccaagccacgtctttttcatggacgccgctgcttatttcagcaagacaatgccaagccacattctgcacgtgttacaacagcgtggttggaagtaaaagagtccaggttctcccccggcccgcttgcagtccagacctgtctcccatTGAAAATGTGTGGCGCATTATGAAGCGTAAAACACGACAGAGAAGACCCCGGACTGTTGAACAACTGAAGCGGTTCATCAAGCAAGAATGGGAAAGAATTCCACATGAGAAGCTAAGAAAATTAGTCTCCTTTCTTCCAAAACGTTTATtgagtgttattaaaaggaaaggtgatgtaatgaagtggtaaacatgccctttccgaacttctactgcacgtgttgcagccatgacattctaagttaattattatttgaaaaataaaataaagtttatgagtttgagcattaaatatgttgtctttgtagtgtattcaattgaatatgggttgaaaatgatcgtcaaatcattgtattttgtttttatttacattttacacaatttcccaacttcaaccgaatccggtttgtacAAATTTGATAATGTTGATTGgccacaaacacacataacGAGGAAGACGAGGTGGCCAGAACTGTCCCTGCACATAGGCTGTAGAAAACAATGGATCAAACGTTAACTCACTGGTTTCTGAGGAGCGGTTTTGAAGGCCGTTTTTCTTCCTACAcggtgcagccatgttgctcgaGAAGCCTCACAGAAACTCAGATGAtccttcttgctgtgaagcCAAAGTGTTTaccaaccagaggtgtcaagtaacgaagtgcaaatactttgttaccttacttaagtagaaattttggttatctatacttcactacaaaactatccagttaaattgctccatccggatagagtgaatttggttgtggttgtttcagatgttcttgtccagttttgttcttacatccgttccctcagattcctgcaactaaacttggatgtacattccaataaaggttaggataaatgataacatgcctctgaagtttgactttttgcaccattacaatacttataggcaactagtcatcatatctgctgctctctgaaacacatgttaatgctcaataatacacatatatggttctttaatatatttgcattatactaagatgcattcattttcaatggcttttgtccttaatggctcccacttacattacttttacttttatactttaagtagttttgaaaccagtacttttatacttttacttgagtaaaaaacttgagatgatacttcaacttctacaggagtatttttaaactctagtatctatacttctacctgagtaatgaatgtgaatactgaagacacctctgttacCAACACAATACTGTACTACAGATGACTGGtctaatgcatttattttatttgttttattttattttggtggtCTGCATAGGGTGCTTTTCTTCATACTAGAAACCAGTGAAACATTTCTAATTTAACATTGATGGATTCTTATGTACCTTCAGGGTAACTGAAATGAACTGGAAACAATGGAGGTCAGATCTTCGTGTGAAACTGGAAGAAGATCCTGCAAATGAAATGATGAATCTTGAGCCTCATGTTGAGACTCCTGGTAGGACAACAGACTTGCACATGCATAAGTTTTACTGCACGTCTTCTGCCATTTCTCTTTATTAAGGAGTCACTAATATCATTGACCATTTAAACATTTC
Proteins encoded in this window:
- the LOC133442237 gene encoding transient receptor potential cation channel subfamily V member 1-like isoform X2, producing the protein MKALLNLKDGKNDTIETLLDIAEKTDDLENVINASYKDPYYKGQTALHIAIERRSFDHVKLLVQKGADVQAKASGTFFQNNGELGFYFGELPLSLAACTNQPDIVSFLIENPYRGADLTDKDSQGNTVLHALVVIADNTTENTVMIASMYDEVLIQHNKIGKKRQVLLEAIENNQGLTPLKLAAKLGKIGLFKHMLNREFMNEETRPLSRKFTEWVYGPVHCSLYDMSSIDTNEDNSVLEIIVCGSEIPNRPEMLKIEPLNSLLQDKWTRFASKLFLMNFLAYLIYLAIFTTVAFYRKDGKPPFPVENSSLDHLRCAGELISVLGAVRFLYKTITIFRRNPPNFMSLVTDGFSEFLFFMQAALLLICVVLYFSGRREYVGLLVLSLALAWVNVLYYMRGSKQLGMYNVMMQRMILGDLLHFLCVYSVLLFGFSAAVVTLIDDSPPPHKKLTNGTLARGRSADVEPFKCRKPSYNDIGFTTLELFKFTIGMGDLEFTDHVQYKAVFYILLISYIVLTYILLLNMLIALMGNTVEKISKQNESIWNLQRAFTILDMERTLPRWLRNRLHSSVSDMVCFKNNLDKARRFVRVTEMNWKQWRSDLRVKLEEDPANEMMNLEPHVETPETPWNVNQLLGRIHHRRGRRHETSIL
- the LOC133442237 gene encoding transient receptor potential cation channel subfamily V member 1-like isoform X1, translating into MNDKTMEKGQELNSVEPNKEQAKEEVSLDWLLRKDNSEIPVVPMDSNISLSSQCNVNVDNIQPTTFTRERVFKAVSQGDPAQLEGLLDSLRIIKKQLTSPYFTDERNGKTALMKALLNLKDGKNDTIETLLDIAEKTDDLENVINASYKDPYYKGQTALHIAIERRSFDHVKLLVQKGADVQAKASGTFFQNNGELGFYFGELPLSLAACTNQPDIVSFLIENPYRGADLTDKDSQGNTVLHALVVIADNTTENTVMIASMYDEVLIQHNKIGKKRQVLLEAIENNQGLTPLKLAAKLGKIGLFKHMLNREFMNEETRPLSRKFTEWVYGPVHCSLYDMSSIDTNEDNSVLEIIVCGSEIPNRPEMLKIEPLNSLLQDKWTRFASKLFLMNFLAYLIYLAIFTTVAFYRKDGKPPFPVENSSLDHLRCAGELISVLGAVRFLYKTITIFRRNPPNFMSLVTDGFSEFLFFMQAALLLICVVLYFSGRREYVGLLVLSLALAWVNVLYYMRGSKQLGMYNVMMQRMILGDLLHFLCVYSVLLFGFSAAVVTLIDDSPPPHKKLTNGTLARGRSADVEPFKCRKPSYNDIGFTTLELFKFTIGMGDLEFTDHVQYKAVFYILLISYIVLTYILLLNMLIALMGNTVEKISKQNESIWNLQRAFTILDMERTLPRWLRNRLHSSVSDMVCFKNNLDKARRFVRVTEMNWKQWRSDLRVKLEEDPANEMMNLEPHVETPETPWNVNQLLGRIHHRRGRRHETSIL